One region of Azoarcus sp. CIB genomic DNA includes:
- a CDS encoding C39 family peptidase, whose product MNVRAWFSVLMLPCCLLEPALADSSRILGPAGNSYAVPVTSLKGARFVSTLRQQYDFSCGSAAVATLLTHHYDLKVDEVEVFKYMFERGDQAKIQREGFSMLDMKLFLDGKGFRAEGVRVSLDQLAEAGVPAIALVKENGYSHFVVVKGVRPNGVVIGDPALGTRVLRRHDFEKFWTNGILLVINNRVDLAHFNRERDWQVRPAAPLGSGVRGANSMDVQMLRPGPMDH is encoded by the coding sequence ATGAACGTCCGCGCGTGGTTCTCCGTCCTCATGTTGCCCTGCTGCCTGCTCGAGCCCGCCCTCGCAGATTCGTCAAGGATACTGGGCCCCGCGGGGAACAGTTACGCGGTACCGGTGACGAGCCTCAAGGGCGCGCGCTTTGTCTCGACGCTTCGCCAGCAATATGATTTCAGTTGCGGTTCGGCCGCGGTCGCGACCTTGCTGACGCATCATTACGACCTGAAAGTCGACGAAGTCGAGGTCTTCAAATACATGTTCGAACGCGGAGACCAGGCGAAGATTCAGCGCGAGGGCTTTTCCATGCTCGACATGAAGCTCTTTCTCGACGGCAAGGGCTTCCGCGCCGAAGGTGTGCGCGTATCGCTCGACCAACTGGCCGAGGCCGGTGTGCCGGCGATCGCGCTGGTCAAGGAGAACGGATATTCGCATTTTGTCGTCGTGAAGGGCGTGCGGCCGAACGGGGTGGTTATCGGCGACCCTGCCTTGGGCACGCGTGTGCTTCGCCGCCACGACTTCGAGAAGTTCTGGACAAACGGCATCCTGCTCGTGATCAACAACAGGGTCGATCTCGCGCACTTCAATCGCGAGCGGGACTGGCAGGTACGACCGGCAGCGCCACTCGGCAGCGGGGTTCGGGGGGCGAACAGCATGGACGTTCAGATGCTCCGTCCCGGTCCGATGGACCATTGA